The sequence TTAAATCTTACCTGTTAATGTATGTGATGTCCCTGAATTACATTCATAGCACTGATGATCTCAACATTTTCTCCCCTTTtcagtaaatgtttttgtactATGCAGTTTTGTTTCCAAATATTGCTGGACTGGCTAAAAAACATGCTAGGTTTAACCTTTCATCAGGGAGCTCTCCTTACACGCTTCCTTCAGCAGTGATGGACAATAATGTTTGCATCAGGTTACTCTGGCCTCTCATTTAACCAAGTGTCAACATTATAATTACCAACCATGCATTCTACCTGGAAGGACTCTTTCCAGTATGCATTGGTCATTCTAGAGATAACCTGTCCTTCACAGAAAAGTAAGGAAAGCATTATATAATAGCCAAAATATTAGtgtttaatgaatatttaaagtgCTAATATTATCTTTTATATAGATGTATGTCTAAATATTGCAAATGTtaattcatcaaaaaaaaatcgtaataataattgtaattagtaATAATCCTAACACCATCTGCCTCAGTTATCAACAGCAAAATCACTGATCCTGTTACATGCAGAAATGTAGCAGAAGAAATGCATTTAGATTTTAGCTTTGCATTTGGCTTTAAATATCTCAGGGAAAGACAAATATTTTGGGGTCACCTTCAGTGTACATAGGGATCTGCTAACACTATGGTATTCACTTATGATAAAATTTTATTATGTTCTAGATGGCATTGAATACATAAGTAGATCCATTTAACTAATCATGCTCACTCACTAATCAAGTGGTGGTGGTAGTTGTTATTGTAGCCAATGCACTGTTCAGCCAATGATATGAGGGACTGGAACACTCATCCCCATAAGTCTCCCCATGGATCCAATTGGATGGAGGCCTGAAACTATAAGGGATGTGAAAATTTTCTGAGTACAAAACACCAAAAGAGCAGAAATACTGACTTTCAAAATTATACAGTCTAGAACACTGGTATCTAGCACAAGCCCATATATAATTCTAAGAGTGTCAGGCTGTATTGTCATTTAATTATAATACACAGAAGGAGAATACCAGTATTTCATTTCAGCTCAGAACATAACAACACATAACACTGTCTTTGCCAGCTATTACAATTGGTACATATTAACTATTATAGGTATAGGCATCTGTAGctgaattaaacattttaatcagaattcaggaaataaaaatttaaCGCTATGCTTAAGAGTAAAGAACTGTATTGTagatatttaataatgtaatagtatatatttaatatgttttatctTAAAATGTATATGCTAATATTAAAAGATTTCTTTTAAGAagttttttgttagttttttaaatatttttttaagatgctaaaagaaaaaagaaattgaattACAATGAGCGGACGTGTGGCACtttcatattaaacattataaagtaATAATTCTATGCTATCTTCAACACATTTTAGGATGCCATTCTAATACATATTATTGTTAATGTACAACTGTTATTGTTAGTATATGAGCTAAAATGCTTGTAGTGAGAATAAAAAGAGTTTAGTTATATGAAACTGCATATAGCTAGGAGTCCAGTATTATCATTGTGGTATatgtttatttgcatattttgttcCTTGTAAGCAGGTACCTCGATTGGAATAAatggttacatttacattttcttattgtATTTTGTAGATGCTACAAATATGTATTTCTTACTTGATTTTAACtataaatagttaaaataaacatctagAATGTAAACAATGGGCAAAAAAATTAGGATTTAATTTTAACTAATTTCTTTCTGTAATTTCATTGTTTGTCAGGTGTGGTTTCACAGTCCAGTCATGAAGAATTTGATTTTAATAGAACTGTTGTGGCAGTTTTTGATCAGTGGCTTTTAGGTAAATCACttgccaaaaacaaacaaaaaaaattaaaaaaggtaATGCTGTAGAACCAAAGTTTGTACTCTGGAATATAACAGCCCTAAACTTCACCACTccttataatattttaatggtATTGGTTACATATTATAACTCTTTAGAGAAGAGATTCAATTCTGCTGTCAATGTCGTCACGAAGTGAGTCACCCAGATCAAAGAGCTGATTGATGTTAACAGTAGAAGTACAAAGAAAATCAGGATgattcttctcctcttcctctgtccAAGGACTCTGTAAAAATTCTGTTGCTAAAAATGTCTCCTCATCAAAATCAACACTACTGTCCTTTTGTGTTTCTAATAGCATGCTACTCTCTGCAATACTGACAGAGGCCTCCATTGGGTTAACATGAAAGCTATGTACGATTAGGTCCCCATCTTGTGGCACTGGGCTCAGAGGACCACCCTCATTCAGGTTCAAATCTCCGTTCAGGGCCGAATTTAGCAAAGCATCCCAGTCAAAATTACCCTTTAGAGATCCCAGAACTTTTGGTTCCTCTGTGGCCAGCAGTGGGGAACTAGAGCGGCAAAAAGCTTTGGCACCTCCAGCCCGTTGGCCATATGGCTGTTTTCTTTTGCAGTCTTTTACTGCACTGGAGCAATCAAATGAAGTGGTTTCTGCTAGGCGAGGATCCCAGTTCAGGTTAAGTCCAGTGACTTCCTCAAATTCTTGTAAGAGCTGCTGTGACTCAGGACTAACATGTAGAACACTTGTGACATTTGTTGGCATGGTCATGACAGGCTGTGAAATCATTCGGAGTTGATTTTTAAGAGCTGGATTAATCTGTACTGGAGGCATCTTTCGCTTCTTATAAGCTCCAGTCAGGAGACGTTCAGCATAATGCGGATCAATTTTCCAGAAACCACCTTTTCCTGGCTCATCCTTCTGCCTTGGAACTTTTACGAAGCATTTATTCAGTGAGAGATTGTGCCGGATGGAATTCTGAATTTATTTGGAGAGAAGACAAAACCACAATAGCATCTTTCATTAATCATTTCGTTAAATTCATGCTTTTCCTTATTATTTTTCTCTACAGTAAAGCGAAACACTTTGGGAATGGTGAACACAAGTTCTTTGTTCATTCCCTATTTTAATCAGCATAATTGTAGAGCTTGAAAAAGTACCACTAAGAAACTATATTTAAAAGAAGCACTGACCCTTTAATCCTAGTTAAACATTATATCTTAATGTTTTGAGTTAGAGTGACTAAAAACTGAGGAAATGTCTGGCTTATCCTGAGAAAGCTAGGGGGCTAATTAATCATTCACCcacaagtgtttttttatttctcaaaaaaatttcaaatttaattagTACATTGGATGACTAAACTAACTGCATTTTTTTCAATCTAGACAGCACCTAAGCTTTGCTTCAGTGCTACTGTATTTAACAGACAATCATTGTGCTAAGAAGATGTTTGTTTATATCCAAAATCCTAAGGGTCTGATATGGTTGCTATCATAATTGGTCTTTCGCTCTGACTTTAGTATACTGTAGCATAAatgcaaaattattattattaaaattaaatttcctGGATATACATAGTCAATTTTGCTAT is a genomic window of Tachysurus fulvidraco isolate hzauxx_2018 chromosome 15, HZAU_PFXX_2.0, whole genome shotgun sequence containing:
- the foxj1a gene encoding forkhead box protein J1-A isoform X1, translating into MLSLSCIDSCPKDSMGMEEEVAIPAMKVKDLIESSSFNNSSSDNLDDSLTSLQWLQEFSILSASGRQQDISTSQHQSNLFEQQLGGEAPASPLAGDLATIGMPLTPGKPTSTAVPALCTLPSLVAHGHCPDEVDYKTNPHVKPPYSYATLICMAMQASKKSKITLSCIYKWITDNFCYFRHADPTWQNSIRHNLSLNKCFVKVPRQKDEPGKGGFWKIDPHYAERLLTGAYKKRKMPPVQINPALKNQLRMISQPVMTMPTNVTSVLHVSPESQQLLQEFEEVTGLNLNWDPRLAETTSFDCSSAVKDCKRKQPYGQRAGGAKAFCRSSSPLLATEEPKVLGSLKGNFDWDALLNSALNGDLNLNEGGPLSPVPQDGDLIVHSFHVNPMEASVSIAESSMLLETQKDSSVDFDEETFLATEFLQSPWTEEEEKNHPDFLCTSTVNINQLFDLGDSLRDDIDSRIESLL
- the foxj1a gene encoding forkhead box protein J1-A isoform X2 — protein: MGMEEEVAIPAMKVKDLIESSSFNNSSSDNLDDSLTSLQWLQEFSILSASGRQQDISTSQHQSNLFEQQLGGEAPASPLAGDLATIGMPLTPGKPTSTAVPALCTLPSLVAHGHCPDEVDYKTNPHVKPPYSYATLICMAMQASKKSKITLSCIYKWITDNFCYFRHADPTWQNSIRHNLSLNKCFVKVPRQKDEPGKGGFWKIDPHYAERLLTGAYKKRKMPPVQINPALKNQLRMISQPVMTMPTNVTSVLHVSPESQQLLQEFEEVTGLNLNWDPRLAETTSFDCSSAVKDCKRKQPYGQRAGGAKAFCRSSSPLLATEEPKVLGSLKGNFDWDALLNSALNGDLNLNEGGPLSPVPQDGDLIVHSFHVNPMEASVSIAESSMLLETQKDSSVDFDEETFLATEFLQSPWTEEEEKNHPDFLCTSTVNINQLFDLGDSLRDDIDSRIESLL